In Silene latifolia isolate original U9 population chromosome 3, ASM4854445v1, whole genome shotgun sequence, a single window of DNA contains:
- the LOC141649753 gene encoding uncharacterized protein LOC141649753, whose protein sequence is MPSDVFLSGGVLSAKHSCDSDFTSEDLDYIKKTFGFSDDVVFHIPTPGQKADSVRVGWICLYEYAFRLGLRFPFPPLIQEYLNLNHLAICQVAPYTWRTLLAIDTMNNRFGYEIGLPDLAHLFSVRSLARGQVTIRVRDGEKNCIIFPVKPDDSKWFSRFIFVKIDTLPAPTDYIVSVWRSTHGLCPLPLSPDKTASLSKLFSPPPENRTFPNLIQDSAAAVKKTAAEEKDSMSTSSAKSRISLQDVLAQRVQEQVTSAPKPAEKRKSTPAPGSGPRPKRRSAAAERAKEQTPIEATPLAVRPPLPGHGSSASGDALISKAVPGSAPAVPASGATPTSGATPASGAIPASGDASGSKTAPASGTASGSKSASASKDIVFSFPEDFGKAKSERNLGLMDQLLFPASESVMGARALRYLADRAAEQSFEVTYV, encoded by the exons ATGCCGTCCGATGTTTTCCTCTCCGGCGGCGTTCTATCCGCCAAACATTCTTGTGATTCCGATTTTACCTCCGAGGATCTTGATTATATCAAGAAAACCTTTGGTTTCTCTGACGATGTGGTGTTTCACATCCCAACCCCGGGCCAAAAAGCCGATTCAGTGAGGGTTGGGTGGATATGTTTATATGAATATGCTTTCCGTCTAGGCTTGAGGTTTCCTTTTCCTCCTCTGATTCAAGAGTATCTGAACTTGAATCACCTGGCTATTTGCCAAGTGGCTCCATACACTTGGCGGACTTTGCTTGCGATTGATACTATGAACAATCGTTTTGGTTATGAAATTGGTCTCCCGGATCTTGCACACTTGTTCTCGGTCAGGTCCCTGGCTCGGGGTCAAGTGACCATTCGGGTTCGAGACGGGGAGAAGAATTGCATCATCTTCCCTGTGAAACCGGATGATAGCAAGTGGTTTTCCCGCTTTATTTTCGTGAAAATTGATACTCTTCCTGCTCCGACTGACTATATCGTCAGTGTCTGGCGATCAACACACG GTCTGTGCCCCTTGCCTTTGTCTCCTGACAAGACTGCCTCGCTTTCCAAGTTATTCAGCCCTCCTCCAGAAAATAGGACCTTTCCCAATCTGATCCAGGATTCTGCTGCTGCGGTGAAGAAAACAGCTGCTGAAGAAAAAGATTCAATGTCGACTA GTTCTGCAAAATCTAGAATTTCATTGCAAGATGTTCTGGCTCAGAGAGTGCAAGAGCAGGTTACGTCTGCCCCCAAGCCTGCTGAGAAGAGAAAATCTACTCCTGCCCCTGGTTCTGGACCTCGTCCCAAAAGGAGGTCTGCTGCTGCGGAACGGGCTAAGGAGCAGACTCCTATTGAAGCTACGCCTCTGGCTGTGAGGCCTCCATTACCTGGGCATGGATCGTCTGCTTCTGGAGATGCTCTAATTTCCAAAGCTGTTCCTGGTTCTGCCCCAGCTGTGCCTGCGTCTGGTGCGACTCCCACGTCTGGAGCCACCCCTGCCTCTGGAGCTATCCCTGCTTCTGGAGATGCCTCTGGTTCCAAGACTGCTCCTGCTTCTGGGACTGCTTCTGGTTCCAAATCTGCTTCTGCCTCCAAAGATATAGTCTTTTCATTTCCAGAGGACTTTGGTAAGGCCAAATCTGAACGCAATCTGGGCCTGATGGATCAATTGCTGTTTCCTGCCTCTGAGTCTGTAATGGGGGCAAGGGCTTTGCGTTATTTAGCAGATCGTGCAGCAGAGCAGTCTTTCGAGGTAACATATGTTTGA